GCCCTCCATTAGACCATCTTTTTCATCCACTTTTATGTCTAATTTTCACGTGGGTCACATAAAATCATATGCCTGATggtatattttgaatttggggCTGATCCACTGTATGAACAATTGTGCATTTGCTGAAAGATCCAATCTATGGTATATTTAGTAATTAGAATTGATATGAGGGCCTTCAGttcaaatttatgaaatatgagGGTTATATCAGAGCATTTCAAACTTAACTTACTGGGGAAAGTGCCTAAACAAAACTTGTCCATATGGATGTGTTGTGGTATTTCTGGAGTGGGGAAAAGACATGATTATTTCTTCTAGGTATTCACACTTGTAGAAACTTATTGAGCTTATCTATGACTGCATCTTCCGGAAGAGAAAGGTAGTACTTGCTCAATGTCTTACAAATCTCTGTATGCTTTCCTTTGCACATTTAGCAATATATTCttctttatatttttgtcgATCGCTTTTGGGATTTTCTTGGTGAAAATATGACATTGATTTCAATTACATTTCTATATGAAAAGGGTAAATTTCAGAGTAGTGCTGTGCTTCTACCTATTTGTTTGTTGTTTTGTTGTCATTTAAAGGGGTCTTTTTCTGGCAACAGGAAAAATCTTTCTTAATTAAGTGTGTGTTGTCCGGGTAAACTAAGCAGTTTGCTTTTAGTGTAGTCTATTTGGTTCTATTGTTTGATGCATTAGCAAGTTGTAGTGCTTAGGAAGTGTGCATGGGAACTGATGAGGAAAAATAGGTTCTACGAGTTAGCTGTCTATTCTGGTAAGATGTTATTCTGCTTCAGAGACTTCTTGAACCTCCTCCCTGGAAAGTTTAGCTCCCTAGCTAAGAATTTATGCTTAAAACTTTTTACAAAAAGCTCTATTCCAAATGAAGAGGTAATATTATCAATTCTAGTCCATCTGAAGACCAGCTTGTTAGACAATGTAAACATGGCATCCTTCTACTTATAGGTGCGATGTAAAAAGCTCAAGAGGTTTAATTAATTACCAATTAttctaattaactctaattaatttaattaaatcattacaaaatgTATGCATATATAATCAAGAGTAATCTTATTAAACAATTGAACACAAGAAACaagtttaaaaacaaataaaaattgaattgaaaacgAGCCAGAATCACTAAACGATATTGTGCGAGAATTAACGGCAGTGTATTGTGTTAAGCGGTTATGTGTATTGTACATGAAGGACACATAAAGCAAGACCACCCTTTCCTTGCTTATGAGTAGGCTATGTGGTTCAATTATTTGATGCACGGGCAGGTTGTAGTAATTAGCAAGTGTGCATAATGAGCTATATTCTCTCTCCCTTTCAACTTAGATGATTACCCTGCTGAATGAATATGCTTGTGTAACAGATATCTGCAATTGCTGCTCCTCCAGCCCTTCAGAAGCTCAGTGAGAAGTTCCCAGGGTAATACCAAATATTCGCACTTTAATCTGGACATAGCTTTCCCAAGGTTTTTTTTACTTAGTTTTCTTTTACAGGCTTCATGTTTACACAGGCATTATTGATCCCACTGTTAACGACAAAGGGTTAGTATTTGTTGATGTTATTGTGTACAATTATACGCATAGCTATATCTCAATTTTTGGCAATAAAAAGATGAGCAGTGCTGATTTATTTTTTCTGCACGGATTGCTCCTATCAGGTTTATAGTTCCTGGACTTGGAGATGCAGGAGATCGTAGCTTTGGTACATAATGTCTTGGAAAAGACGAGGAATAGAAGAAGGCAGTTTCTAGCCCATTCATAAAGATTATGATTCGCAATTTTGGTGTACTAAGCATGTTATCCATTTGTAAGGCTGGCAGAGTTGTTTACAGGGCCAAGATCATTACGGCGAGAATGCATCACAATACATCAATTGATTTTATGTAAAAACGTAATAGGTCCGCAAGGtatgtttttttgttgttgttgtgctTTGGCATTTTTAACTCTCGACTAAAGCATGAAGAAtactttaattatttcaaaagcTTTCAAGTATTTGCTAATGTTAGAACAATATTTTAAGAAAAGAAAACCTAACAGTGTTAGGAAAACTGAAGTACCATTCTTCTCTGGGTTCATTACTTAGCTGTAGGACATCATATATGGAACCCAATAGAAAAATATAGCTAGAAAAACCCGAGTCGACCTCATCAAGAATAAATCTGTCTAGCACCCACCACCTCCGCCAGCCCCGCACCCACCACCACCGCATCCACCTCCTCCACAACCACCACATCCACCTCCGGCTGCTCCGCAATAACTACCAGCTACACCAGCACCCGAAATGGCAGCTGAATTAGCTGCTGTAGATTCCCCAATTGCACGATCACCACTACCCCCTAGTAGGTCATACCAAAGACAAATTCCGCAGACAAAAAGAACAATAGCGATAAGACTGCCACCAAAAGCCAAAGCAAATATTGTCTCCCTCTCCATAAGAAATTTGCAAAAAGAACACAAAGAAAAGACTACCTGAGTTTGGTTATTTGTAGTCTAATGGTAGTGATGaaatgtaattaattaaattcttaatcGTTTGGTGAGTGCATGTGATCATTGCCAGTCATAAATGCAATGTCCTGCAGGATATGATAGAAAGCTTGCTATTTTGATCATGTTTATACCATTTATATATTTCTTACTGGAGATTAGTAGGTAGTCATTCACATGGATAGTTTGACCTAGTGAGGTTTCAGAAATGGATAACTAGTTTAACTAagggttaattgtaaattaaatcatgaattttatcctaatttacaattacaacTCAAATTTTGAAGTTTGGTAATGTTGgtaaccaacttttattttttaacaaattgaTACACCGACTAATCATATACCGATACATGGCGGTACATTACAATGTCCAGTCCATGTCAGTATTTTTTTAGatcggtgtatcaatttgccaaaaaatgaaatttggttactgacattgtcaagttttaaagtttgtgttgttattgcaaattaggataaaattcgtgatttaatttgcaactAATCCTTTAACTAATGGCAACAAGAATTTATACATTCCATAGTTTGTATGAAATAATATCATTGACTAAAAGAATGTACAGTTTCCTCCAGAGTTAATTATATTAgattatcaattaaaataaatgaatgatccaattgataaaaaataaataaaatttagtctattgaacttttttttatcaatgatatttttaatttaaaaatgaatataattgatattaaggtaaaatattttagaaaacacCCATTTTTAGCTCCTTTTTAATTATACattgattttgtaaaattaCCAATTCTGTATAAATTGccaagtttatttatttttgtaacgaATAATGTAAATCGTGAACGTGACTCTctcaagtttaaatttttttcaggaatgaataaatttttcatataaatcAAACTAACTTTTCTGTCAACATTCAACAGCCTCCTCCTCCCTGCGTCGTAGAAGAACAGCCTCCATCACTTccacctccaccaccaccaccatctcTGCCGGAATCACATTCAGCTCCTCCATCGGAATCACATCCAGcccctccaccaccaccaccattaCCACCACCACTGAAATTTTTGGGTTCATCAACTATACCACTAGAAAACTCCACAGGGCCTCCGCCATCAATTCCACCTCCATTCTCTAATTTTCCAATGTCAATGATTTCATGCTTACTGCCACCCTGAAATCCATTAGCACCACCGTCCCCGCCACCGTGTCCTACGGACTGCCATATACGACTAAAAGcaacaaatagaaaaaaaattgagaatgtAGAGAACGCTAATATCATAGGAATTTTCCATTGTTCCATTTTTGTATCTTTTAATTAAATGCAATGTTATGTAATCAAGTTACtcaatttgatataaaataaaataattttcttacaAATTCTCTTATTATACAATTTTCGATAAACAAATATGCATTATAAAATCTTTTACGCGGAgagtttaatttgtttaaagaGTCTTCAGTTTTTCGAACTTAAGTTATGTACTCAAATTTTTTACGCCGAGAATGTAATTTTTTTGACCAGAAGAATTAGGCTGAAACTTCATGTACTACGTCTGCTTTGAATTTATCAAAACTTTTGCCCCATCCAATTGTGCAAATTAAATGGTTTTAGTGTGGCCAACTTTTTTTTACGCTGAGATGAAAATAcgctttttaaatttattttgttttcattaATAGGTTTCCTCCCGGATTCACCTTTCATGTTTTATTAATATGTAGATATTAGTAttgctttacgtgtttcacacgttattcgtagtgttttttttttttttttttttttttttaccaaaggctaaaatttccattaataataacgaaaattacatgaacggtttctcaacatactgagtcaactattctagaaaagatgatgagagctgtaaaaatacagtcatcgactagggCTAAACTAACCACCAAGGGTCACCCAAATCTGTAGATTAAAActagatctaataataaaatctagaTTTATTGAACGTTCTAAGGAAGTCTAACTTCGAATGCACGACTGATCACATCTTCTGTGATACATCTGTTCTCTTGAAGATTAACAACAACATCGatattgacgcaaaacatacTTGTTCTTgatgaaatccgtcgtaagatgctgcctataattgtttcagagatccaagtcgtttgcaccgcaaaaaacaatttcatctctaaagatgaaaaaaaactactcttaatttcgattagattagatctaatctcaattaaaatactatgttagaaaataatttctagatctagaccaaaattggccaagaaagaaactttattcaaaaattaaagataaaaactatgaaaaaaaactgaatttgagagattggtggggtgatttttggccaaaaatggccaaaaaccaccccaaatgaataagaagaagaaaacttacTAGGATTTGAGAAGTTTTTCAAAAGAgggagacggctagggtttttcgGTTattcgtagtgtgactcgtcaaataatgataattatatttaccaTAAATTAGGGTAATTGTGTTTACTtttgattaataaatataaattttttaaatataaaatgtcaaaaaaaatcttaaaaaataatttattgaaaataattagatgtaattaaaattctattaaaaataatatattctaaattctattaaaaatggTATATTAACTATgatataatttacttttattaaaaacatatactatattaattattgatttaatatcCGAAAATTTAccattaaaatattacaaattctataatatatttactttgtattagaaatataaattttattaattttaaattccatATCCTTCGGTCATATACCAAGTGATATTATagaatattactccctccgtcctaataAAGTTGttcactttgcctttatcacacagtttaagaaaaataattattatttatggaatttgtAAAATTtcccttacttttcttgtcatacccctatttaatatagggtacacttgcaatttactttcaatttattcattagtggatttaaaatagggataatatagaaaaactgagtataaaaattagttaatttttgaaAGTAGACAAGAATTTTAAGacaaaaatgttttttaaagtggacaactctattcgAACGGAGGAGTACAATATAAAAATTCTTCATTAAATTAGGAATATGGCTATATACCAAACTTGAGTTTGGATTAGAAATTACACCAATTAAACATGTCCATTATTCTTTCTAAACAGTAAATACATCAAATACTTTTTTGGCTAACAAAAAACTAATACTCCTCTTTTTTAACCTCAGGGACCTAATCGAACTTTTTTAGCTAACAGTAAATACTTCAGCTACTTTTTTGGCTAACAAAAAATCggttactctttttttttaataacaatgTTTTTCTTTTGACGAAAAAACGATTGAatatattaaatcaaatcaGAAGCGACACCGGTTGTAagaaattcataaaaatggCTAAACCACTCCTGATGACTTGACAAAGAGCGAGCATAACGCGCTAGAACATGTGCAATCTGATTCACAGATCGCcttacataaataaaatttaaacttgaAAACTATTTTACTAACTCCACATAATCCGTAATCAAAGAGTTAGATTTCGCTCTAGAGGGATTACAAATATCCAAAATAACCTCCAAGGCATCGGACTCCACCACTACGGCCAGGACATCTTTAAGCCAACTCAACGCTTCTCGGATCCCCATAATTTCAGCAATTCAAGGACCGAAATCACCCTGAACATTCAATACTCTAGCTTGCACGAGAACGCCATCGCTGCCCCTGATTGAACAACCTAACCCGATGAAAGAACAATCTGTATTGCAGCCCGCATCCAGTAGCGGTTCTAGACATTTTACATGATGGGGTCCACATAAATATATTAGAAAtaatgattataattttttaatataaaaataagaaaataaatttattataattgttctcgatgacattttataatttaaaaatattaaataactatatttttattacacAATTGTTTTTGATAGAATTGTTACTACACAATTAGATACACATATATGTTATTAAACAATCATTCAATTATTAATCACTCATTTTTCTTCGTATAttacttttaataaataataaaataatctatagtgttaaaatttaatggtaattaataaacaaaatagatcaacatatatgtataattttctaatatatttttactttatatataaataagaattttaaatataaaaatttaataaatagtaTGTATATGAACAACTATGTATATCTTATTTAATGTTTTACTCTAATTGTTTAgaattttgtatttaataattatatttttcatgaCAGAATATATTTAGGTTTTCAaaagagttttatttttttaagtattttaatttattaaaatgtatATTAAGTTTTCCATTGgataaattagtaaattatatcattattttaattttatggactatttttaataaaagaatccATAACAATTCATTTAAtagtgtttatatatatatatatatatattagtaaaaGAATTCAAGAAAACTATACCAAGTAGATCCGTCTTTGGGTACGTataaatatttaccaattttattaataatttctaAAGAATTTTATTTCTACAAAAAAACTTAACACTTATATAACTAACTTCTAATGCAATATATAAAATCGTCTCAAACTAGTAATTACATCATAGATagatataaaatcaaaatatgaaTACAAAAGTAAGACACATTATTATATTCTAACACCCTCAAAATGCCACCCCAATACGGCGGCTGCACTTGAGAAATGAATACAGCAGTAAGACACATTATGTATTTTGAAagctattattattattattatgtcgagatctgttcctccttcatggaaggaggagcagcgGCTCCTCCGCTGCTCCTCTTTCCGGCGGTCGTCcggaaaattgattttttttgttgaatagCGGGTTTTTAAATCGGAGTATGGTGGTAGGTcggaattgaattattttttaacagttttaaatttttaaattttttaataattaatataaattaattaaaaagcatgaggtgaatttttttagagaagaaggtgttttggtataattaataaaattaacttgtaattagaatatatgctgaaaataaaggattattttacacttttttcaatagaaaaaaggtcaatttaataccttgagggtagaggtgaaacaaaaTCACAACGTCAATAGTATATGTGtcatttttcctaggtcagggtataaacgaaataaagattaaaggtgggggttttttaagtaattaagccatttATTTAAGATGCGAACACACTTTCCCGAATAAGGAGAAATACTTAGATGAACCCAATTCgctatataaaattataaaccatccattaaatacatgacatgtggcgtaatataatattacaaccaattattaataaatagcattcaattctaattaaaagataactaattaatgttatattAATCGATTGGTTATGATATTTAATTACGCCACGTGTTATGTATTTAATGAATAGTTTATAATGCTATGTGGTAAACTAGGTTTATACAAATATTTCTCACgaataaaactttttttttattattgtaaaaacATTCTCACGAATAAAACTTGAAATATGAGAAATTGCACAATTTGGCATCCACGAAAGTCCCATGCAAGAAATAACGAGCTGAAAGGGCTTTATAACAGAATGTGTCGTAATTTACggtaaaaaaaaactcattttatGTTAAAGAAAAGTTTGGCTAGTCCAAATTTCAGTACCCATACATAAATTCATCTGCCATTATAATTACACTTATCAGCTAAATGAAAACTGagcaactaaaaataaaatcaacaaattatCCAATGACGAAGGATCCTCCGACACATATCATCATCTAGTCcgacatatatacatatacacaaTTGACACCAAAACTACAGCCTCCGGCCACCGCATACCACAGACTTGTAATTATATCTCATAATCAACATTCAATAGATACAGCCGTCAACCTCcacaaccaccaccaccacaacCTCCCCCACCACCACAACCCCCACCACAACCTTCACCATAATCAGCACTACATCCATTACCGTATCCATCTACAATAGCGGCTGCAGCAACTGTAGCAACTACGGCAGCGGTAGCTCCAGTGAGAAAGACCATTCCACCATCCCTTCCGTCAACCCCGCTTTCGGAAGCTCCACCGTGATATGGTTTACCGGTAGCATAATTACGGCGTCGAATAGGGGCGACGGTAGGCGGTTGATAGTTGTTTTGTTTCCTCTTATGGCTTCGCTTTCCAAAACAGCCCATATATAATATGGATATGATAGAGAGAGAAATGTAATCAAAAATAGTTGAGAGACAATTTTCCTATAATAGACGATCATATTGTTTTATGCTTGCTTTATATAAGACATATTGTTAGCATGAATTTAGGGATTTGTcaaatatgtaaataaatatattaaataaataattttaggtGATTTAAGTAGCATGATTAtagaaaattgatttatttttattctagaTTGATTTTATGTGTTTAGTTAGAATACTcagaaatgaatttttaagtATGCTAACTACGAAAACGCTATTTACACTAAAAAAATACTGTGTTTGGTAATAATTATTTTGCAGCGAATTTTTTTTACTGCTAAGAAAGTCTTTTGtagcaataattttaaatttttttatcattagttaagttatagcagcattttatagaaaattttattatcaattactTAAACAACattttattagcagcaacatgccTTTTTTTTGCTATATGTTAAAAGCAACAATTTTAGTACTATTagcagtaaaaaaaaaaaattttttggtaagcccatccagtttccaaggcttcgccctgactaatccggattcgacccgtgtcgcgcacctggcatggtgggtgagtcttccagtgggaattttctgcattcacaaggactcgaacccgagaccttgcttaagcgataccaagccgcgcagtaaaaatatttattgctaAGTCTAGTATTTCTTGTAGTGTTAACCTAACATTTTGTACCTTATTTAATGTTCCTCCTTACGTGGCAAGTTTTAAATCTGCTCAATTCTTATCCAAAAGTGTATTCTTCAATTTCTCTTTTTAAATTGCTCCATTTTTTTATTGTCCCGTTAGGTGGTATAATAAGAAGGGACAAAAGTGTTGGATTAAATAACAACACTCTACTAACTAAATCACATAAAATCAATATATAATAGAAATAGATCAATCTTCTATAGTCATCAATGTTGTTAAAACCGACCGAGTTATTAAACCGATAATAATGAAGGGTTAAGGGTTAAAAGTTGAACCAGGGTTCaaccagaaattaaaaataatagtcatctatatgattatatgagaaataaatattttaaataataaaattattagaaaatAGGATAGtatattacataaattaaataaattactaaaataatagaaaaggaaatatatatatattattaaaagaatttagtctaaaattatataaaacaatGTATGTTTCTATTTAattgaataatataattaaaaatctaaatcaTACATCTTAGAAATAGCGCTATTCggttataaaaatatgtttagtgctatatataataaaacaaaaatcagttacttaatatatcaatatttataaatatgaaattttattgGATAATATTTAAATAGCAGCTTTGGttttttataaactattaatttaccttaatttacttcaaagaaataaaagggtattttaaaagtgttatttttttaagtttacgGGACAGAGAGAGTATAATTTTatctaactttttaatttttataaaagtatatttttttatttatgaaacgGAAAGagtatgaatttattttaaaaatttgatttgccggcaaatatttcaaacatatacaataaaatagaaaaagatgTGTGTACATGAAACCTACCTCTTAAGTTTGTCTGCGTAGATCCCTAGTTAGAAAGGATCTCTACATTTTACCAAAGTTAGGTTTATTAGTTGGAATATTTGAAAGTCATACACATAGACTTTAGAATGAGTCAAATTTGTGTAAGATGCAAAGTATTCCTAAAGGgaatataattttcatttcatttgttCTAACAAATTCTAAATctaactttaaataaataaaataaatattacaaattGTGGCAAAAGAAATATTGATATGCATCGACCTATCTAACAATATTACTCTATGTATTATTTGAAGCCACTTGAGCATTGCCGACACcatatgaaatgttttgtttggattagtttttctACTACCATAAATTTTGTggtgtttatatttttaataatttctaaagaattttatttctaaaaaaaattaatgtatttttatttttaaattcaatatataaaattatcccAAACTAGTAATTAGgtttgaaattgaaataaaatcaaaaaattaaggCTTATTCACCAAAAGATGCCAAATCTTTGCGATTTGAGTCAATTTtaaccaaatctttaaaaaccaTCATAtcagccaaaccttatatgttgtgtttctttttcagaaatttaatttaatctttgGTCACTGCCAACTCCGCAAAACTAGCTGACATGGCACATTCCAAATTACTAACCCAAATCTAACCAAACCaaagattaaattaaataaaaccaaatccaactaaatcatttcaattcaaaaattatttaaaactcataaatatattaaaaaattaatattgatttatttcatttaataaatgataggtatataattaattttttttattaaatagataaaaatcgtaaaattaaaatattaaaaaatcactaatgatttttcctttaaatttattccgaaatttaattaatatattttttttattataagacGAACGGAACATATATTTTTCCTAATGTTTTCTTCAATTACCGCTAATGTTTTTACCGAATCTATTTCGAAACACAAAATTTCCGCCGCCAACTCAAACCGACCGCCGAAATTTTTTTCTGGCGGTCTTCCTCGACctgttcttccatggaagaacatGCCCTGTTATCCTATGGAAGAACGAACCTCTGATTTTTCATGGAAGAACATGTCGTGGAAGACGATcgacggaaaaatattttcggCGGtcggtttgatttatttttgcgGGCGCAAAATCGTCGTTTCGGAAAAGATTCAGGGAGAAAATTACCGGTagttaaaacatttttatattaattttagatgatttaatttatatttttgtttaactaatgaaattttttataaaattcaattaaaattaattttaaataaatatattagtcggtgtgaattttaatcgaaatataataaaatgttgagataattaatatttattttaattatataatatttattttaaatataaattaatatttatttttttaaatatttatgagttttaaataatttttgaattgatttgatttagttggatttgattttgtttgatttggttagatttGGGTAAGTGATTTGAAATGTGTCATGTCAGCTAGTTTTGCTGAGTTAACAGTGACATGGATGACATGTAGGCACAAaatccggttcgattcaaaaatggctgaaaaaaaaaacacaacataTAAGCTTTGACTAAATCTGATAGTTTTAGGGTATTACTATTTGTCGCCCCAAATTACTACCTACcgcccaactttttaccaaaatatccTTAAGCCATTTTCAgctaaaaaaaactcaatcctCTCAACTTAACTAAAAACCCGACAAATAACCGagcaaatttataataaaaatatcaaaatcacctaaaaataaaggacggcaacctctaataattaattggtttttaatttttttgtttttaattttttttaatttttttaatgggtCATCGTCTTGATTTGGCGATGGACCTTATGGGCTATCGCCGGGCCATCGCCATCTGAGGGCGATGgcccattaaaaaaaataaaaaaataaaaaaaaattaaaaaattaaataaataaaaaccgatTATTTACCGGAGGTTCCGTCTTCTAATTTTAGtcgattttgacatttttattgtaaattcgCTCGGATATTAgttgggtttttaattgaattgagagaactgatttttttaaaaaaaaaactgaaaatggcttaggggtattttggtaaaaagttgggcggtaggtagtaatttggggcggtaaatagtagtccactagttttaaaaggtttggctaaaattgaccCAAGTCACaaaggtttgatattttttggtgaataagccAAAGACTAATACGAAAGTAAGACACAtaatatatttggcttaattgatcttcaaatttttgtactctttagtttttatttactCGATTGctgatttattttgattttagttagtgtttttttttaaaaaaaacggtTGTTACCTTTGAGTATGTGAGCATGTCAGATGATATGCCtcaagttaaaattttaaaaaataatcgaGCAATTGTGATCGGTTTTTAAAGGAcataaaaatcttaaatttttttaaacagaTCTTCTGAAAGCgtttaaaaattgaaagagagcttttataattgaaaaactAAAACTGGTATTGTAACTGAAATTACAATTCAAATaatgttgaaaaataaaaaaaaaagttgcggtacaaatgaattataaaaacaattacgTTGATATTGATTTCTTTTGagagtttttgaatttttgtcgGGGGTTGTAATGTGGTccttttatactttttttttcttcaaaaacggTTAAATGCTCACTTCTTTCCAGTTGTCCACATTCTTCAACTTTCCATGTTCTCTAACTTTACTTTGATAAACTACCAGAATGTGTTAAAATTGGAGATAATGGTTGTAAGCTTAtgtgttcttcttcttttataaagtttcttttaaaaaccgtaaaatGCTCATTTTTTTCTCAACTGCCCCTGTTCTTCACTTTCCACTTTCTCCACTCTCATAAAAATTTTCACTTTAATAAATTGACGTTGCACGTGTCAAAATTAGAGATCATGAGCTATAGGCAAATTGGAAATCCTGAGCTGCACAAAATTGGAGATCATGATATATATGTAAATTGGAGATCTTATGATATTGAAAAATTGGAGATTCTTAGCTTTAGAAAAATTTGAGATCCTTAGCTACATGCAAATTTGAGATCCTCGGCTACCAGAAATTGGAGATCCTAAGTTAAGATCATTGTCTGTGGACTTCTGTCATTTCAACATCTTCTTAATTCTTTTGGACTCTTGG
This region of Mercurialis annua linkage group LG1-X, ddMerAnnu1.2, whole genome shotgun sequence genomic DNA includes:
- the LOC126659825 gene encoding glycine-rich protein 23-like, with amino-acid sequence MGIREALSWLKDVLAVVVESDALEVILDICNPSRAKSNSLITDYVERSVNQIAHVLARYARSLSSHQECRIWQSVGHGGGDGGANGFQGGSKHEIIDIGKLENGGGIDGGGPVEFSSGIVDEPKNFSGGGNGGGGGGAGCDSDGGAECDSGRDGGGGGGGSDGGCSSTTQGGGGC